In the Sus scrofa isolate TJ Tabasco breed Duroc chromosome 6, Sscrofa11.1, whole genome shotgun sequence genome, one interval contains:
- the LOC110261034 gene encoding myeloid cell surface antigen CD33-like isoform X2 — MKFPLSPHGSLAQDWSYRLDVQETVTVQEGLCVCVPCSFSYPEKDWFAPVHGYWFREGANTDQDPPVTTNNQVREVQEETRGRFHLLGDLLNRNCSLGIRDARRSDNGSYFFRVERGNTKWNYKSKQLSVHVTALTQAPYILMPETLESGRPRRLTCSVPWACERGTPPVFSWASAALPALGPRTPLSSVVTLTPRPQDHGTSLTCQVMFPASGVTVGRTIQLNVTCAPLNSTMGVCPGGGPAQGNAGSLTHGARPGIEPAIMAPSRIRHPLRHDGNSRRYFWNKFRFPAEATRRGTRDQGSSGEGGRCGCRRHHGACSLLLPRLLHSEDLQEEGSQDHRGCGRPAPRPWASSPASPAGVPGRGSSGPRQLCGGRAYLGAGSGRALCVPRLPRGKAAEGHQPGIHRDRDPVRR; from the exons GGTCCCTGGCTCAGGACTGGAGCTACCGGCTGGACGTGCAGGAGACCGTGACGGTGCAGGAGGGCCTGTGTGTCTGCGTGCCCTGCTCCTTCTCCTATCCCGAGAAGGACTGGTTTGCGCCTGTTCACGGCTACTGGTTCCGCGAAGGGGCCAATACGGACCAGGACCCTCCAGTGACCACAAACAACCAAGTTCGTGAAGTGCAGGAGGAGACCCGGGGCCGATTCCACCTCCTTGGGGATCTTCTGAACAGGAACTGCTCCCTGGGCATCAGAGACGCCAGGAGGAGTGACAATGGCTCTTACTTTTTTCGGGTGGAAAGAGGAAATACAAAATGGAATTACAAGTCTAAGCAGCTCTCCGTGCACGTGACAG CCCTGACCCAGGCGCCCTACATCCTCATGCCCGAGACCCTGGAGTCCGGCCGCCCCAGGCGCCtgacctgctctgtgccctgggcCTGTGAGCGGGGCACGCCCCCCGTCTTCTCCTGGGCCTCAGCTGCCCTCCCCGCCCTGGGCCCCAGGACCCCCCTCTCCTCCGTGGTCACCCTGACCCCACGGCCCCAGGACCACGGCACCAGCCTCACCTGTCAGGTGATGTTCCCCGCAAGTGGCGTGACCGTGGGAAGGACCATCCAGCTCAATGTCACCT GTGCTCCGCTAAACTCAACGATGGGTGTCTGCCCAGGGGGAGGCCCAG cccagggcaacgctggatccttaacccatggagcaaggccagggatcgaacccgcaatcatggctcctagccggattcgtcatccactgcgccacgatgggaactcccgacgtTACTTTTGGAACAAATTTAGATTCCCAGCAGAAGCGACCAGAAG GGGAACCAGGGACCAGGGCAGCAGTGGTGAAGGGGGCCGTTGCGGGTGCCGGCGTCACCATGGGGCTTGTTCTCTGCTTCTGCCTCGTCTTCTTCAT AGCGAAGACCTGCAGGAAGAAGGCAGCCAGGACCACAGAGGGTGTGGACGACCAGCACCCCGCCCTTGGGCCAGCTCCCCTG CGTCGCCAGCAGGAGTCCCGGGACGAGGGTCCTCCGGGCCCCGCCAGCTCTGCGGGGGGCGCGCCTACCTTGGGGCTGGATCAGGACGTGCATTATGCGTCCCTCGTCTTCCACGGGGTAAAGCTGCAGAAGGACACCAACCCGGAATACACAGAGATCGGGACCCGGTGAGGAGGTGA
- the LOC110261034 gene encoding myeloid cell surface antigen CD33-like isoform X9 — protein MRPLLLLLPLLWAGEWAARGGAAADPRPPAGSLAQDWSYRLDVQETVTVQEGLCVCVPCSFSYPEKDWFAPVHGYWFREGANTDQDPPVTTNNQVREVQEETRGRFHLLGDLLNRNCSLGIRDARRSDNGSYFFRVERGNTKWNYKSKQLSVHVTALTQAPYILMPETLESGRPRRLTCSVPWACERGTPPVFSWASAALPALGPRTPLSSVVTLTPRPQDHGTSLTCQVMFPASGVTVGRTIQLNVTCAPLNSTMGVCPGGGPERRPAGRRQPGPQRVWTTSTPPLGQLPCVASRSPGTRVLRAPPALRGARLPWGWIRTCIMRPSSSTG, from the exons ATGcggccgctgctgctgctgctgccactgctgtgggCAGGTGAGTGGGCTGCGCGGGGCGGGGCTGCGGCTGATCCGCGTCCCCCCGCAGGGTCCCTGGCTCAGGACTGGAGCTACCGGCTGGACGTGCAGGAGACCGTGACGGTGCAGGAGGGCCTGTGTGTCTGCGTGCCCTGCTCCTTCTCCTATCCCGAGAAGGACTGGTTTGCGCCTGTTCACGGCTACTGGTTCCGCGAAGGGGCCAATACGGACCAGGACCCTCCAGTGACCACAAACAACCAAGTTCGTGAAGTGCAGGAGGAGACCCGGGGCCGATTCCACCTCCTTGGGGATCTTCTGAACAGGAACTGCTCCCTGGGCATCAGAGACGCCAGGAGGAGTGACAATGGCTCTTACTTTTTTCGGGTGGAAAGAGGAAATACAAAATGGAATTACAAGTCTAAGCAGCTCTCCGTGCACGTGACAG CCCTGACCCAGGCGCCCTACATCCTCATGCCCGAGACCCTGGAGTCCGGCCGCCCCAGGCGCCtgacctgctctgtgccctgggcCTGTGAGCGGGGCACGCCCCCCGTCTTCTCCTGGGCCTCAGCTGCCCTCCCCGCCCTGGGCCCCAGGACCCCCCTCTCCTCCGTGGTCACCCTGACCCCACGGCCCCAGGACCACGGCACCAGCCTCACCTGTCAGGTGATGTTCCCCGCAAGTGGCGTGACCGTGGGAAGGACCATCCAGCTCAATGTCACCT GTGCTCCGCTAAACTCAACGATGGGTGTCTGCCCAGGGGGAGGCCCAG AGCGAAGACCTGCAGGAAGAAGGCAGCCAGGACCACAGAGGGTGTGGACGACCAGCACCCCGCCCTTGGGCCAGCTCCCCTG CGTCGCCAGCAGGAGTCCCGGGACGAGGGTCCTCCGGGCCCCGCCAGCTCTGCGGGGGGCGCGCCTACCTTGGGGCTGGATCAGGACGTGCATTATGCGTCCCTCGTCTTCCACGGGGTAA
- the LOC110261034 gene encoding myeloid cell surface antigen CD33-like isoform X5 produces MRPLLLLLPLLWAGEWAARGGAAADPRPPAGSLAQDWSYRLDVQETVTVQEGLCVCVPCSFSYPEKDWFAPVHGYWFREGANTDQDPPVTTNNQVREVQEETRGRFHLLGDLLNRNCSLGIRDARRSDNGSYFFRVERGNTKWNYKSKQLSVHVTALTQAPYILMPETLESGRPRRLTCSVPWACERGTPPVFSWASAALPALGPRTPLSSVVTLTPRPQDHGTSLTCQVMFPASGVTVGRTIQLNVTWEPGTRAAVVKGAVAGAGVTMGLVLCFCLVFFIAKTCRKKAARTTEGVDDQHPALGPAPLRRQQESRDEGPPGPASSAGGAPTLGLDQDVHYASLVFHGVKLQKDTNPEYTEIGTR; encoded by the exons ATGcggccgctgctgctgctgctgccactgctgtgggCAGGTGAGTGGGCTGCGCGGGGCGGGGCTGCGGCTGATCCGCGTCCCCCCGCAGGGTCCCTGGCTCAGGACTGGAGCTACCGGCTGGACGTGCAGGAGACCGTGACGGTGCAGGAGGGCCTGTGTGTCTGCGTGCCCTGCTCCTTCTCCTATCCCGAGAAGGACTGGTTTGCGCCTGTTCACGGCTACTGGTTCCGCGAAGGGGCCAATACGGACCAGGACCCTCCAGTGACCACAAACAACCAAGTTCGTGAAGTGCAGGAGGAGACCCGGGGCCGATTCCACCTCCTTGGGGATCTTCTGAACAGGAACTGCTCCCTGGGCATCAGAGACGCCAGGAGGAGTGACAATGGCTCTTACTTTTTTCGGGTGGAAAGAGGAAATACAAAATGGAATTACAAGTCTAAGCAGCTCTCCGTGCACGTGACAG CCCTGACCCAGGCGCCCTACATCCTCATGCCCGAGACCCTGGAGTCCGGCCGCCCCAGGCGCCtgacctgctctgtgccctgggcCTGTGAGCGGGGCACGCCCCCCGTCTTCTCCTGGGCCTCAGCTGCCCTCCCCGCCCTGGGCCCCAGGACCCCCCTCTCCTCCGTGGTCACCCTGACCCCACGGCCCCAGGACCACGGCACCAGCCTCACCTGTCAGGTGATGTTCCCCGCAAGTGGCGTGACCGTGGGAAGGACCATCCAGCTCAATGTCACCT GGGAACCAGGGACCAGGGCAGCAGTGGTGAAGGGGGCCGTTGCGGGTGCCGGCGTCACCATGGGGCTTGTTCTCTGCTTCTGCCTCGTCTTCTTCAT AGCGAAGACCTGCAGGAAGAAGGCAGCCAGGACCACAGAGGGTGTGGACGACCAGCACCCCGCCCTTGGGCCAGCTCCCCTG CGTCGCCAGCAGGAGTCCCGGGACGAGGGTCCTCCGGGCCCCGCCAGCTCTGCGGGGGGCGCGCCTACCTTGGGGCTGGATCAGGACGTGCATTATGCGTCCCTCGTCTTCCACGGGGTAAAGCTGCAGAAGGACACCAACCCGGAATACACAGAGATCGGGACCCGGTGA
- the LOC110261034 gene encoding myeloid cell surface antigen CD33-like isoform X4 — protein sequence MRPLLLLLPLLWAGEWAARGGAAADPRPPAGSLAQDWSYRLDVQETVTVQEGLCVCVPCSFSYPEKDWFAPVHGYWFREGANTDQDPPVTTNNQVREVQEETRGRFHLLGDLLNRNCSLGIRDARRSDNGSYFFRVERGNTKWNYKSKQLSVHVTALTQAPYILMPETLESGRPRRLTCSVPWACERGTPPVFSWASAALPALGPRTPLSSVVTLTPRPQDHGTSLTCQVMFPASGVTVGRTIQLNVTCAPLNSTMGVCPGGGPGEPGTRAAVVKGAVAGAGVTMGLVLCFCLVFFIAKTCRKKAARTTEGVDDQHPALGPAPLRRQQESRDEGPPGPASSAGGAPTLGLDQDVHYASLVFHGVKLQKDTNPEYTEIGTR from the exons ATGcggccgctgctgctgctgctgccactgctgtgggCAGGTGAGTGGGCTGCGCGGGGCGGGGCTGCGGCTGATCCGCGTCCCCCCGCAGGGTCCCTGGCTCAGGACTGGAGCTACCGGCTGGACGTGCAGGAGACCGTGACGGTGCAGGAGGGCCTGTGTGTCTGCGTGCCCTGCTCCTTCTCCTATCCCGAGAAGGACTGGTTTGCGCCTGTTCACGGCTACTGGTTCCGCGAAGGGGCCAATACGGACCAGGACCCTCCAGTGACCACAAACAACCAAGTTCGTGAAGTGCAGGAGGAGACCCGGGGCCGATTCCACCTCCTTGGGGATCTTCTGAACAGGAACTGCTCCCTGGGCATCAGAGACGCCAGGAGGAGTGACAATGGCTCTTACTTTTTTCGGGTGGAAAGAGGAAATACAAAATGGAATTACAAGTCTAAGCAGCTCTCCGTGCACGTGACAG CCCTGACCCAGGCGCCCTACATCCTCATGCCCGAGACCCTGGAGTCCGGCCGCCCCAGGCGCCtgacctgctctgtgccctgggcCTGTGAGCGGGGCACGCCCCCCGTCTTCTCCTGGGCCTCAGCTGCCCTCCCCGCCCTGGGCCCCAGGACCCCCCTCTCCTCCGTGGTCACCCTGACCCCACGGCCCCAGGACCACGGCACCAGCCTCACCTGTCAGGTGATGTTCCCCGCAAGTGGCGTGACCGTGGGAAGGACCATCCAGCTCAATGTCACCT GTGCTCCGCTAAACTCAACGATGGGTGTCTGCCCAGGGGGAGGCCCAG GGGAACCAGGGACCAGGGCAGCAGTGGTGAAGGGGGCCGTTGCGGGTGCCGGCGTCACCATGGGGCTTGTTCTCTGCTTCTGCCTCGTCTTCTTCAT AGCGAAGACCTGCAGGAAGAAGGCAGCCAGGACCACAGAGGGTGTGGACGACCAGCACCCCGCCCTTGGGCCAGCTCCCCTG CGTCGCCAGCAGGAGTCCCGGGACGAGGGTCCTCCGGGCCCCGCCAGCTCTGCGGGGGGCGCGCCTACCTTGGGGCTGGATCAGGACGTGCATTATGCGTCCCTCGTCTTCCACGGGGTAAAGCTGCAGAAGGACACCAACCCGGAATACACAGAGATCGGGACCCGGTGA
- the LOC110261034 gene encoding myeloid cell surface antigen CD33-like isoform X8, with the protein MKFPLSPHGSLAQDWSYRLDVQETVTVQEGLCVCVPCSFSYPEKDWFAPVHGYWFREGANTDQDPPVTTNNQVREVQEETRGRFHLLGDLLNRNCSLGIRDARRSDNGSYFFRVERGNTKWNYKSKQLSVHVTALTQAPYILMPETLESGRPRRLTCSVPWACERGTPPVFSWASAALPALGPRTPLSSVVTLTPRPQDHGTSLTCQVMFPASGVTVGRTIQLNVTWEPGTRAAVVKGAVAGAGVTMGLVLCFCLVFFIAKTCRKKAARTTEGVDDQHPALGPAPLRRQQESRDEGPPGPASSAGGAPTLGLDQDVHYASLVFHGVKLQKDTNPEYTEIGTR; encoded by the exons GGTCCCTGGCTCAGGACTGGAGCTACCGGCTGGACGTGCAGGAGACCGTGACGGTGCAGGAGGGCCTGTGTGTCTGCGTGCCCTGCTCCTTCTCCTATCCCGAGAAGGACTGGTTTGCGCCTGTTCACGGCTACTGGTTCCGCGAAGGGGCCAATACGGACCAGGACCCTCCAGTGACCACAAACAACCAAGTTCGTGAAGTGCAGGAGGAGACCCGGGGCCGATTCCACCTCCTTGGGGATCTTCTGAACAGGAACTGCTCCCTGGGCATCAGAGACGCCAGGAGGAGTGACAATGGCTCTTACTTTTTTCGGGTGGAAAGAGGAAATACAAAATGGAATTACAAGTCTAAGCAGCTCTCCGTGCACGTGACAG CCCTGACCCAGGCGCCCTACATCCTCATGCCCGAGACCCTGGAGTCCGGCCGCCCCAGGCGCCtgacctgctctgtgccctgggcCTGTGAGCGGGGCACGCCCCCCGTCTTCTCCTGGGCCTCAGCTGCCCTCCCCGCCCTGGGCCCCAGGACCCCCCTCTCCTCCGTGGTCACCCTGACCCCACGGCCCCAGGACCACGGCACCAGCCTCACCTGTCAGGTGATGTTCCCCGCAAGTGGCGTGACCGTGGGAAGGACCATCCAGCTCAATGTCACCT GGGAACCAGGGACCAGGGCAGCAGTGGTGAAGGGGGCCGTTGCGGGTGCCGGCGTCACCATGGGGCTTGTTCTCTGCTTCTGCCTCGTCTTCTTCAT AGCGAAGACCTGCAGGAAGAAGGCAGCCAGGACCACAGAGGGTGTGGACGACCAGCACCCCGCCCTTGGGCCAGCTCCCCTG CGTCGCCAGCAGGAGTCCCGGGACGAGGGTCCTCCGGGCCCCGCCAGCTCTGCGGGGGGCGCGCCTACCTTGGGGCTGGATCAGGACGTGCATTATGCGTCCCTCGTCTTCCACGGGGTAAAGCTGCAGAAGGACACCAACCCGGAATACACAGAGATCGGGACCCGGTGA
- the LOC110261034 gene encoding myeloid cell surface antigen CD33-like isoform X3, whose translation MSLWSLAQDWSYRLDVQETVTVQEGLCVCVPCSFSYPEKDWFAPVHGYWFREGANTDQDPPVTTNNQVREVQEETRGRFHLLGDLLNRNCSLGIRDARRSDNGSYFFRVERGNTKWNYKSKQLSVHVTALTQAPYILMPETLESGRPRRLTCSVPWACERGTPPVFSWASAALPALGPRTPLSSVVTLTPRPQDHGTSLTCQVMFPASGVTVGRTIQLNVTCAPLNSTMGVCPGGGPAQGNAGSLTHGARPGIEPAIMAPSRIRHPLRHDGNSRRYFWNKFRFPAEATRRGTRDQGSSGEGGRCGCRRHHGACSLLLPRLLHSEDLQEEGSQDHRGCGRPAPRPWASSPASPAGVPGRGSSGPRQLCGGRAYLGAGSGRALCVPRLPRGKAAEGHQPGIHRDRDPVRR comes from the exons atgtCTTTGT GGTCCCTGGCTCAGGACTGGAGCTACCGGCTGGACGTGCAGGAGACCGTGACGGTGCAGGAGGGCCTGTGTGTCTGCGTGCCCTGCTCCTTCTCCTATCCCGAGAAGGACTGGTTTGCGCCTGTTCACGGCTACTGGTTCCGCGAAGGGGCCAATACGGACCAGGACCCTCCAGTGACCACAAACAACCAAGTTCGTGAAGTGCAGGAGGAGACCCGGGGCCGATTCCACCTCCTTGGGGATCTTCTGAACAGGAACTGCTCCCTGGGCATCAGAGACGCCAGGAGGAGTGACAATGGCTCTTACTTTTTTCGGGTGGAAAGAGGAAATACAAAATGGAATTACAAGTCTAAGCAGCTCTCCGTGCACGTGACAG CCCTGACCCAGGCGCCCTACATCCTCATGCCCGAGACCCTGGAGTCCGGCCGCCCCAGGCGCCtgacctgctctgtgccctgggcCTGTGAGCGGGGCACGCCCCCCGTCTTCTCCTGGGCCTCAGCTGCCCTCCCCGCCCTGGGCCCCAGGACCCCCCTCTCCTCCGTGGTCACCCTGACCCCACGGCCCCAGGACCACGGCACCAGCCTCACCTGTCAGGTGATGTTCCCCGCAAGTGGCGTGACCGTGGGAAGGACCATCCAGCTCAATGTCACCT GTGCTCCGCTAAACTCAACGATGGGTGTCTGCCCAGGGGGAGGCCCAG cccagggcaacgctggatccttaacccatggagcaaggccagggatcgaacccgcaatcatggctcctagccggattcgtcatccactgcgccacgatgggaactcccgacgtTACTTTTGGAACAAATTTAGATTCCCAGCAGAAGCGACCAGAAG GGGAACCAGGGACCAGGGCAGCAGTGGTGAAGGGGGCCGTTGCGGGTGCCGGCGTCACCATGGGGCTTGTTCTCTGCTTCTGCCTCGTCTTCTTCAT AGCGAAGACCTGCAGGAAGAAGGCAGCCAGGACCACAGAGGGTGTGGACGACCAGCACCCCGCCCTTGGGCCAGCTCCCCTG CGTCGCCAGCAGGAGTCCCGGGACGAGGGTCCTCCGGGCCCCGCCAGCTCTGCGGGGGGCGCGCCTACCTTGGGGCTGGATCAGGACGTGCATTATGCGTCCCTCGTCTTCCACGGGGTAAAGCTGCAGAAGGACACCAACCCGGAATACACAGAGATCGGGACCCGGTGAGGAGGTGA
- the LOC110261034 gene encoding myeloid cell surface antigen CD33-like isoform X7: MSLWSLAQDWSYRLDVQETVTVQEGLCVCVPCSFSYPEKDWFAPVHGYWFREGANTDQDPPVTTNNQVREVQEETRGRFHLLGDLLNRNCSLGIRDARRSDNGSYFFRVERGNTKWNYKSKQLSVHVTALTQAPYILMPETLESGRPRRLTCSVPWACERGTPPVFSWASAALPALGPRTPLSSVVTLTPRPQDHGTSLTCQVMFPASGVTVGRTIQLNVTCAPLNSTMGVCPGGGPGEPGTRAAVVKGAVAGAGVTMGLVLCFCLVFFIAKTCRKKAARTTEGVDDQHPALGPAPLRRQQESRDEGPPGPASSAGGAPTLGLDQDVHYASLVFHGVKLQKDTNPEYTEIGTR; this comes from the exons atgtCTTTGT GGTCCCTGGCTCAGGACTGGAGCTACCGGCTGGACGTGCAGGAGACCGTGACGGTGCAGGAGGGCCTGTGTGTCTGCGTGCCCTGCTCCTTCTCCTATCCCGAGAAGGACTGGTTTGCGCCTGTTCACGGCTACTGGTTCCGCGAAGGGGCCAATACGGACCAGGACCCTCCAGTGACCACAAACAACCAAGTTCGTGAAGTGCAGGAGGAGACCCGGGGCCGATTCCACCTCCTTGGGGATCTTCTGAACAGGAACTGCTCCCTGGGCATCAGAGACGCCAGGAGGAGTGACAATGGCTCTTACTTTTTTCGGGTGGAAAGAGGAAATACAAAATGGAATTACAAGTCTAAGCAGCTCTCCGTGCACGTGACAG CCCTGACCCAGGCGCCCTACATCCTCATGCCCGAGACCCTGGAGTCCGGCCGCCCCAGGCGCCtgacctgctctgtgccctgggcCTGTGAGCGGGGCACGCCCCCCGTCTTCTCCTGGGCCTCAGCTGCCCTCCCCGCCCTGGGCCCCAGGACCCCCCTCTCCTCCGTGGTCACCCTGACCCCACGGCCCCAGGACCACGGCACCAGCCTCACCTGTCAGGTGATGTTCCCCGCAAGTGGCGTGACCGTGGGAAGGACCATCCAGCTCAATGTCACCT GTGCTCCGCTAAACTCAACGATGGGTGTCTGCCCAGGGGGAGGCCCAG GGGAACCAGGGACCAGGGCAGCAGTGGTGAAGGGGGCCGTTGCGGGTGCCGGCGTCACCATGGGGCTTGTTCTCTGCTTCTGCCTCGTCTTCTTCAT AGCGAAGACCTGCAGGAAGAAGGCAGCCAGGACCACAGAGGGTGTGGACGACCAGCACCCCGCCCTTGGGCCAGCTCCCCTG CGTCGCCAGCAGGAGTCCCGGGACGAGGGTCCTCCGGGCCCCGCCAGCTCTGCGGGGGGCGCGCCTACCTTGGGGCTGGATCAGGACGTGCATTATGCGTCCCTCGTCTTCCACGGGGTAAAGCTGCAGAAGGACACCAACCCGGAATACACAGAGATCGGGACCCGGTGA
- the LOC110261034 gene encoding myeloid cell surface antigen CD33-like isoform X6, with protein MKFPLSPHGSLAQDWSYRLDVQETVTVQEGLCVCVPCSFSYPEKDWFAPVHGYWFREGANTDQDPPVTTNNQVREVQEETRGRFHLLGDLLNRNCSLGIRDARRSDNGSYFFRVERGNTKWNYKSKQLSVHVTALTQAPYILMPETLESGRPRRLTCSVPWACERGTPPVFSWASAALPALGPRTPLSSVVTLTPRPQDHGTSLTCQVMFPASGVTVGRTIQLNVTCAPLNSTMGVCPGGGPGEPGTRAAVVKGAVAGAGVTMGLVLCFCLVFFIAKTCRKKAARTTEGVDDQHPALGPAPLRRQQESRDEGPPGPASSAGGAPTLGLDQDVHYASLVFHGVKLQKDTNPEYTEIGTR; from the exons GGTCCCTGGCTCAGGACTGGAGCTACCGGCTGGACGTGCAGGAGACCGTGACGGTGCAGGAGGGCCTGTGTGTCTGCGTGCCCTGCTCCTTCTCCTATCCCGAGAAGGACTGGTTTGCGCCTGTTCACGGCTACTGGTTCCGCGAAGGGGCCAATACGGACCAGGACCCTCCAGTGACCACAAACAACCAAGTTCGTGAAGTGCAGGAGGAGACCCGGGGCCGATTCCACCTCCTTGGGGATCTTCTGAACAGGAACTGCTCCCTGGGCATCAGAGACGCCAGGAGGAGTGACAATGGCTCTTACTTTTTTCGGGTGGAAAGAGGAAATACAAAATGGAATTACAAGTCTAAGCAGCTCTCCGTGCACGTGACAG CCCTGACCCAGGCGCCCTACATCCTCATGCCCGAGACCCTGGAGTCCGGCCGCCCCAGGCGCCtgacctgctctgtgccctgggcCTGTGAGCGGGGCACGCCCCCCGTCTTCTCCTGGGCCTCAGCTGCCCTCCCCGCCCTGGGCCCCAGGACCCCCCTCTCCTCCGTGGTCACCCTGACCCCACGGCCCCAGGACCACGGCACCAGCCTCACCTGTCAGGTGATGTTCCCCGCAAGTGGCGTGACCGTGGGAAGGACCATCCAGCTCAATGTCACCT GTGCTCCGCTAAACTCAACGATGGGTGTCTGCCCAGGGGGAGGCCCAG GGGAACCAGGGACCAGGGCAGCAGTGGTGAAGGGGGCCGTTGCGGGTGCCGGCGTCACCATGGGGCTTGTTCTCTGCTTCTGCCTCGTCTTCTTCAT AGCGAAGACCTGCAGGAAGAAGGCAGCCAGGACCACAGAGGGTGTGGACGACCAGCACCCCGCCCTTGGGCCAGCTCCCCTG CGTCGCCAGCAGGAGTCCCGGGACGAGGGTCCTCCGGGCCCCGCCAGCTCTGCGGGGGGCGCGCCTACCTTGGGGCTGGATCAGGACGTGCATTATGCGTCCCTCGTCTTCCACGGGGTAAAGCTGCAGAAGGACACCAACCCGGAATACACAGAGATCGGGACCCGGTGA
- the LOC110261034 gene encoding myeloid cell surface antigen CD33-like isoform X1: MRPLLLLLPLLWAGEWAARGGAAADPRPPAGSLAQDWSYRLDVQETVTVQEGLCVCVPCSFSYPEKDWFAPVHGYWFREGANTDQDPPVTTNNQVREVQEETRGRFHLLGDLLNRNCSLGIRDARRSDNGSYFFRVERGNTKWNYKSKQLSVHVTALTQAPYILMPETLESGRPRRLTCSVPWACERGTPPVFSWASAALPALGPRTPLSSVVTLTPRPQDHGTSLTCQVMFPASGVTVGRTIQLNVTCAPLNSTMGVCPGGGPAQGNAGSLTHGARPGIEPAIMAPSRIRHPLRHDGNSRRYFWNKFRFPAEATRRGTRDQGSSGEGGRCGCRRHHGACSLLLPRLLHSEDLQEEGSQDHRGCGRPAPRPWASSPASPAGVPGRGSSGPRQLCGGRAYLGAGSGRALCVPRLPRGKAAEGHQPGIHRDRDPVRR, encoded by the exons ATGcggccgctgctgctgctgctgccactgctgtgggCAGGTGAGTGGGCTGCGCGGGGCGGGGCTGCGGCTGATCCGCGTCCCCCCGCAGGGTCCCTGGCTCAGGACTGGAGCTACCGGCTGGACGTGCAGGAGACCGTGACGGTGCAGGAGGGCCTGTGTGTCTGCGTGCCCTGCTCCTTCTCCTATCCCGAGAAGGACTGGTTTGCGCCTGTTCACGGCTACTGGTTCCGCGAAGGGGCCAATACGGACCAGGACCCTCCAGTGACCACAAACAACCAAGTTCGTGAAGTGCAGGAGGAGACCCGGGGCCGATTCCACCTCCTTGGGGATCTTCTGAACAGGAACTGCTCCCTGGGCATCAGAGACGCCAGGAGGAGTGACAATGGCTCTTACTTTTTTCGGGTGGAAAGAGGAAATACAAAATGGAATTACAAGTCTAAGCAGCTCTCCGTGCACGTGACAG CCCTGACCCAGGCGCCCTACATCCTCATGCCCGAGACCCTGGAGTCCGGCCGCCCCAGGCGCCtgacctgctctgtgccctgggcCTGTGAGCGGGGCACGCCCCCCGTCTTCTCCTGGGCCTCAGCTGCCCTCCCCGCCCTGGGCCCCAGGACCCCCCTCTCCTCCGTGGTCACCCTGACCCCACGGCCCCAGGACCACGGCACCAGCCTCACCTGTCAGGTGATGTTCCCCGCAAGTGGCGTGACCGTGGGAAGGACCATCCAGCTCAATGTCACCT GTGCTCCGCTAAACTCAACGATGGGTGTCTGCCCAGGGGGAGGCCCAG cccagggcaacgctggatccttaacccatggagcaaggccagggatcgaacccgcaatcatggctcctagccggattcgtcatccactgcgccacgatgggaactcccgacgtTACTTTTGGAACAAATTTAGATTCCCAGCAGAAGCGACCAGAAG GGGAACCAGGGACCAGGGCAGCAGTGGTGAAGGGGGCCGTTGCGGGTGCCGGCGTCACCATGGGGCTTGTTCTCTGCTTCTGCCTCGTCTTCTTCAT AGCGAAGACCTGCAGGAAGAAGGCAGCCAGGACCACAGAGGGTGTGGACGACCAGCACCCCGCCCTTGGGCCAGCTCCCCTG CGTCGCCAGCAGGAGTCCCGGGACGAGGGTCCTCCGGGCCCCGCCAGCTCTGCGGGGGGCGCGCCTACCTTGGGGCTGGATCAGGACGTGCATTATGCGTCCCTCGTCTTCCACGGGGTAAAGCTGCAGAAGGACACCAACCCGGAATACACAGAGATCGGGACCCGGTGAGGAGGTGA